The nucleotide sequence CAGGctgggtcagggtcagggtcagggctGGCTCTGTGGTGGTGCTGTAGGGACTGGGCTCATCTGCTGCATttctggctcctgctgctgaaATGGTGAGTGGGCCCCTCAGAACCAAGTGTCAGCAAAAGGGGGCTGTTTTTCTGCCTTGTGGAGAAGAGTTTCTCCCTCCTGAGCAGGACTGGTGACGATGGTTAAAGTGCAAAAGCAGATCAGTGTCCCCACAaagcagccctggcagagcatCTTGCCTTTCCCAAAACAGGGGCAGTTTGGGGTGCAAGGTCTCTGAGGAGgtgaggggagagcagagctgcctgtggcATTCAGTACCAGAATCTTCATCCCTCATCCCTCACAAACTGCACTTCACCAAGGCACTCTGCAGACCCCCACCTGCCACAGGGCTCGTTTGATAGAGTAATTTTGGGATGCAGATCTTGACTGAAACAGGAGCTGAGCAGCTGAAACCCTGCCTGAGCCTTTAAAGGCTTGCTGGGAGCATCCCAGACTTAGCCTGTCGTTCCTTCTCCCTTCTGCAGTTTATTCCACACAAAGTAACTGTGCTTCAAAGGAAGCTGTGTGAATAAACACCCTGCAGTTAATTTCTTGCCTTCGATTGCCTGCTCATTTGTGGATGACATGTAACATAGTCTGAGTTATTCAAATCACGACGTAAACACCCTTTGCACAGCAGATACTGCTTCTGAGGCTTTTAATTGTGGTGTTTATATTTTGCAATGTGTTGGTTCCTGTCTCCTTTAGCTAATATGAATGATCTAATCTGTGTCTCGTAAATGAATCTATTTTAGCTCCATTAGAAAAACCCCTTAATTGAAGGCATACAGGCAGCCTGTGATGGGAGAAGCAATGCTAAACAGTAAATACAGCTAATGGGACAATTTACCGTGTGGGGATGCTCTTAGCTTTGATGATACCCTGATTAGCTCAGCTGCTGTGTTTGATTTTAATTGTAATCAGAATTAATTGGAGAGCGCTGCACAACGGCAGCCCTGCAACGgtgtctcaaaaaaaaaaaaaaaaacacccaaaaaacaaGTGTAAGCACCCATCCCAATTTAATgattcttttttaaatattttacagaaaagtACTATGGAATTCTATAGGAGAGAGGTAAGTGGTGCTTCCCTCACTTCTCAGTGTTCATCCTCTATGAGTTGCTTACACCAGTGTGGCTCAAAGCCCTCTGTGCAGGGGATGGGCTCTTTGAAAAGCAGAATCCCTGCCTCATGGAGCTTTTATCACTGTAATTTCAGGACATTCCCTCCCACTGCAGCTCTCCCAGTGACGGGAAGGCTCAGGCAAGGACAGACACCAGGGCTGAAATCCAATAGATCAAAATTAGTGGTGGGGAAATCACAGTGGCGCCAGCACAGAGACAGCCAAGAATCAATGATAATTACATGCTAAATCATCCAGAGCATTTGTAGGTGCTGAGGATGGTAGCTATTATTCAATTTCTATATAACATGGGGAGTGCTTTTTAATTACTTGCACATTGCAAAGTGCGTTTCTGATGTTTGCAGTAAGCTCAGTGAAAACAGACATTTTACTGAGACAATTCGGGGATCCTCTGGTTCCTTGGACATCCAGTAATTAGGGAAGAAGCAGTCCCTGCTGTAATTAGCCCCACTTACCTGGGAGAGAGCCTGTTTGAGGTTTAGACAGGCCTTATCTTCAAACCTCCATGCTCCTAACCATGGCCATGTCTGATCCCCTCAGATCATGTACTATCAGCAGGCCATCCTGAAGACCAGAGTGAAATCTTCTGTCTCTCTTGGAGGGTAAGTCCTGATTTCCTTCTGTCCACACATTAATTAGTCTTCAGTGCTTATCTCCTAATGAGCTGATGACGCTGTCTGCTCTGGCAGCTGGTGACTCAGCCTGGGGATCCATGTGGTGGCCCAGTGCTGTCTGGGCCAGGAGGCACGAGGCTGAGGAGGGATCAGAGTCCCAGGCAGGATGAAGAGGCTCTCTGGGAGctttgctgcagagcagcaccaaCCTCTGGGCTGAGAATCCCACTGAAATCAGGAGATGCTGACGCTGCTCTGGTCAGCTGTGATGatgcctgggcacagccctgcagccagggggGGATCCAGGAGTGTGTCTGTCCTTCAGGAGGAGCAACCAGCAGGACAGACTGAGCCTCCTGTCACTGGTCCCCACCCTGGGCTGGATTCACCCCCACGAGTGTCCCTGCCCCATGGTGGTGCTGACCTCTGGTTGTGTAATACTGGTTATTCTGTACTGCAGAGGGGAACGGCCTCCCCATGAACATCCAAGCAATTAATTAGCAATTCCCCTGCCCAGTGGGAGTGTTTCCTGATCAGATTCTTGATGaagcctccagccctggcatTAGGCATTGGTGTGTTTGCCAGAGGCATTCCTACCTGGAACCTCCCGTGCTGACCTGGCACCTTGAGGTGCAGCCCAGAGCACCTGCTGGTTTGCACTGCCATTGCCACCAGGGATTCCTATCATCTGACATAAACAAGGTGCTCAGGCCAGTTCCCTGGAGAAGACAATCTTGAATGAATGGAATGGGTGGAAGAGAGAGTCTTCTGAGAGCTACAACTTGCAGGGCACCAGCAGCTGCTCGTTTTGTCTGTCACTGACTTCCAGCTCAATTAAAAACTCTGCTGCCTCAATTCTCCAAACTGTGAGCCGGAGCAGGGGACACCTGGCTGCTTTCCAGGAATTTTGTGGTGCTTAACTGTTTGGCAATGGGGCTTTTCTCTCATTAGTTCTGGTGGGATGATGCTTATCACCTAGATCAAAAATCTCAGGAATTTTGGAACTCCAAAGCgtcagctgcagggctgggtccAAATCAAATTACTATTAGTGAGGATACGAGCAGCAACTGAGCAGTGTGCATGCTTCAGAGCATTGCAGTGATTTGGGAGAAGTTGCAAAGCACTTCAGGACcacacagcagtgctgcctgAGCTGACAGGTTTAGATTTGCTTGATCATGGGCTGGAGTGCCTGATGCAGGTGCTGGATGCCTTGGCATTCCCAGTGGGAAGGTAGGATGGAGCagctgtgctccagccctgtgGTTTGCTCTGTGCAGGAGCATTGTATAACTGCAGGATGTGTGCCAAGGTGCCTGTTAGCAATGGGCTCCTGGACACTGccctcccagctctgagcacatgaAAGCACTTTGGCCTGGAAGGAATTTTAAATGCAGAAaccagaggatttttttttttttcaagaatgaAAAAGGGAGGCGGGAGCTAAAATTCCAGGACATTAGTGAAATCAATTGTAATTAGAAGTCTGGCCAAGTTAGAAGGTAGGAGAAGTGTTTGTCTGGTTCCTGATGGGAGAGAGACAGCTCTGCTTTGTGCCAAGCCCTCAGAGCCACTCGCAGAGGAATGAGCCCTGTGGTAGGTGATGGAGGAAAGGAGAAGCTGGGATGAGCCCTCAGCATTCCCTCACTTTCCCTGAGTTCTCCCATGGCCCGTGGGAAGGCCGCAGAGAACCCACCTGGGTGAACACAACCCTGGTGTTCCTTTCCCTGACACTTTCCTCCCAGAGCAGTGCAGGATCAGGCCCTGGCCAGCTGAGAACAGGAGACAGAAACTCTCCTTAGAGTCCTAAGTCTCTCTTCCTTAAAATGAAAAGGCAGAAGGAGGTGATGGAAGAGAGCCTTGTATCTCCTTGTATTTGAATTGACAAATTCACTGCTTCAGAAGACAACCAGGAGACTTCTGGtaggaaatggaaaagattACCTGAGCCAGTGAATCGATTTTTCTAGGAAGGCAGGGGCCACATTCCAGATCCCTGTGCTGAGAGTCCTCCACCTCTGAGGATATCTGTAGTCTGTAATTTGGCTATAATGGGGCTGGCTGTAATTCTGGCTTCCAAATTCATATTTTGATTTTGGATTTGTTGCAGAGTTGTGAAGTACTCTGAGCAGTTCCTCTCCAATGATCCCATCCTGTCTGGATGTCTCCCCAGCAACCCTTGGATATCAGATGACCCTGAGTTTTGGGATCTCAATGCAAAGCTGTATGTATTTCTGTTGTTTTGCCAGCCTGTGGTTTACAGTGACCTTTATACTGATAGAAATCAGGAGAGGGAACCACTGATTTTTGTTGTGGTATCTGATCTCTGCTCATAAGCAGAGAAGTGTTCCCTTTCAAACTTACTTTGAAATTGGGAATACTCCATGCTGAACTTTCAGCACTGCCGTCTTCAAGTGGAGCCTTCCTTAACATCACAGAAATTGCTGAGCTGATGGTGGGAGTGTGCACTCAGCCCCTGCTGAGGGGGTCTGATcctccctgggacaggtgaaGCCCTCTTTAACCAGCACTGGAATGGAACAGGACCAGCTCAGGGTTCAGCTGCTCCCCTGGCTCTTTGCTCACCCCTCAAACTGCTTCCTTAGGAGAGGCTTTGGGTTGGAGGCACACACTGGTGGTCCATCCCTTCTCTGAGGCCTCCCTTGGTTTTCCCTTTGGATAGGGTTTGCTAATTACACGATGGCATCTCGGGGCTTGGAGCATCCAACATCGCGGTGGTTCTGAGAGCAGCAATCCTGCACTGATTGTATCCCATTAGACATCCCCAGGGGATGCCTGCACTGAGTGCCTTTATGAGAAGCAAAGCTCTGGGCAGCAACCAGTGCCTCCTCCAGGGTGGGACTGAGTCAAACCCCAGGGCAAGGCTGGGCTGTCAGTGTGAGAGCTGCATAAATCCCAGTTAAATCCTCATCCCGCTGCTGCCCGAGTTGTTTAATTACAACTTACTTAGTGGGTTGACTTCAGGAGCTCATTACACCACTCTGGAAAACAAGAGAATGCTGAGCAGTCCCTTGGCATTGCAGCAGAGGGCATTTTGGCTTTAATTAATCTGCTAATTAGAGAAAGCCGCCGTGCTGTTTGTGCTCTCCCCGCGCAGGGTGGAGGTGCCCACCAGGATGCGCGTGGAGCGATGGGCCTTCAACTTCAGCGAGCTGATCCGGGACCCCAAAGGCCGCCAGAACTTCCAGCTCTTCCTGAAGAAGGAGTTCAGCGGTGGGTGGGCAGTGTCCCCGTGCCTTGTCCCCAGGCTGAGGTGACCTGGCACGGGCTGCTGCGGGCTGTGCAGCCAGGGCAGGCGGTACCATCCAGTGGCACGGGACACACGGTACAGCCCGGCATGGCCCCGCCGCGGGGGACTGCCTGGGAGCGCTCAGATTGcattttaggaaggaattcttccctgtgagggtggggaggccctggcacagggtgcccagagaagctgtggctgctcctggttccctggaggtgtccaaagTCAGGTcagacagggcttggagcagccgtggacagtggaaggtgtccctgcccgtgggaCTGAGATGGACTTTCACATCCCTTCCACCCCAGAGCGTTCCGTGATTCTCTGACTGCTCCCAGGGAAGCTGGAACTGGCCGAGCTCACAAGTTCTTAGAGGTGTCAGTGGGCAGAGAGCAGGGGAAAgctgttttcctctttcagtCACTGAGAGTGACTTTCAGTCAATTGGAGAGACTGGCTTGGGGCCAGCAAATTGTGCCAAACAAATCCAGGAGTTAATAAACGGGATTGTGTTTTCCTCAGTGTCACTCTCTGCCGATTGTGTCCTTGTCATGCAGGAGAAAATCTGGGTTTCTGGGAAGCCTGTGAGGATCTCAAGTATGGGGACCAATCCAAGgtcaaagaaaaagcagaagaaatctACAAGTGAGTGTGGAAATTTTCGACTCTTTAACTCTTTGTGCATGAGTCCCATCACCTTCCACAGGTTCTCATTCTCCACATGATTTATTCCTAAGATTTTTATGTGTCAGCTCTTATAGATGTGGTTGTTTTTTGTCCCCACATAGGAAAGGAGCTTTTGGAGATGACAATagaagtgggtttttttaatatatatttacttTTCCTCTCTGTTACATTTCAGTCTTAGAATGTAATTTAAATATCGGTGTGGAATAGCAAAGTTCTTGAAGCTGCCACAATCAAAGTGGGGAGAGGCTTTTTGCTTCCAGTGAGCTAAAATTTGGCTTATATTATCTGCAAGAGGAAGTGAGTGCACGTCTCTGATGAAGAGGACATTGATTGCCCAAGATCAGGACAGCAAATTGCAGCAGGGAGCTGAAGGGACTTTCCTGTCATGAGTAGACAGGAATCTGTGAATTCTCCAGCTGCTAATGGCACTGTTGATTCCTTCTCCTGCAGGCTCTTCCTGGCTCCAGGAGCAAGGCGCTGGATTAACATCGATGGCAAAACAATGGGCATCACAGTCAAAGGCCTGGAGCACCCTCATCGTTATGTTCTGGATGCTGCTCAGACCCACATTTACATGCTGATGAAAAAGGTTTGTTATTTGCTGCCAGAGCCCGAGGGGGATTCCAGCCCTCTGGGCCTTTCAGTGCCTTTGTGTGCTATCAGCTGTCCCTTTCAAGGGGCCTTTGTTTGAAAATCCCGCTGAGTGAAGCAAGTGCTGCTTCAGGCATTTGtattttgctgctgctccttcccgctCAGCCTTGTCCCCAAGGTGGTGGGGGTCAGGTGGCATTTCGATTCCAGCTCGGGCACCAGCTCATGCACTGAAAGCAGCAGAACTGGACGGATTTTCACCCACTGATGAAAAGTTTGGCTCCTGGAATACAAGCTCCTCACCTTGCAGTAACTCTGAGACCCCGTGGCCCAGGCTAAGCTTCATTTAGATCTTTTGATCTGGGTCTTACCTGTGAAGCTTTATTGTGAGAtggaaaatcctgggaattttACAGCGAGATGAAAGGATATTGGTTTAAATAGCTACATTTGCCTGAAAGATGCAAAGTCCCTTGAGCTGCTGGGGGAGATTATCCAGTTCCCAGCCTCCCTGGCTCCTGAGCAGCTGTATTTGGTGGTGATTTTAATAAGGGTGTTTGCAGCCCATAACTAccagtttctcttttttctcctagTAGGACTCCTATGGCCGCTATTTAAAGTCTCCAATATACAAGGAAATGCTGGCCAAGGCTGTTGTGCCACAAGAGGGTGTCAAAAAAAGGCAAGTGAAACTGGCTGTAattgtggggtttgtttttcttgttgtaGCAAGGGTAGAAAAAGCCCAAGTTGCAGTAAAATTACTATGATTTAGATGTCttcttaattaaataaaattttgcaCTGAGAAGATGCTTTGCTTTGAGACTGATGGTGCTTTTTATTCATAAGCCCTTTGGAAAAAGCTCGTGAACAGGAATGGAGCTGCTGATTGCTCAGCTGCCTTCTCTGCTGGGTCTGCTGAGAAGGGCTGGGATTGTTGAATTAATTCATGGCTCCTTTCCTGGAAGGAGAGAGCTCTGGTATCCTGGGCATGGGAAGACTCCTGCCCACGAAACACTGACTGCCAGAGCAGAGACAGAGCCAAGGTTTGGGATAATCCACGGGATCTGCTCATGTCTGCCTGGACAAAGCTCACCCCTGGTGTCAGGGAAGGTGACAGGCATTTGGGAACAAGCAGCACCTTGTGAGTGACAGCTGGCACAAGGGGGATGGCCTTGGAAATGGCTTTTTCCCAGCAAGATGCAGTTTATACAGCAAATTCAGGCCAtttgagctgcagctgctcctaaAGCTGAGCGTGCAGTGCCAGACTGCGTGGTGTTTCTTTCTCATCACTCATCAACCTAGCAGGCAAGAAAGAGGAATCATGGACTTTCACACTGTTGTTTCGTCTAAAAGCTGCTTCAAGTCAGTGGGAgaagccctgctgctgcctggtcTGGGGTTTGGCCAGTTGTTCCCTGTGCCACACATCCCGAGGTCACTGGCAGATGCTGGCTGCTCCCGGTGATCCTGCCTTCGTGTTTGTCAGTGCTTGTCCTGGATCCCCCAGACCTCAGCATCCCATTAACCTGGAGCTGGTTAACCCATCCAGAGGTGGGGTAGCACctgttcccactgcaggggaaGTGGCTTTGCTGAAGCAGGTAGTAGGTGTTTTTTGGGGGcatcacagacaccaggaaCACCCACACTGGTCCCCGCTTTGATCTTCCTGAGGGCACCAGAGGAAACTCCACGGATGGTGGGAGCTGTTTGGCTTCACACTGAGTGTGAGTTATGTGCAAACTCAGCAAAGGAGTGATGTGGGTGTGCCCCGGAGTCCCTCGGGAGCAGGACTTTGACACTTTTAGCAGTCCTGTAGCTTGTGTGTGACACTGACTCACCTGTTACTATAGGACACGAGAAAACACGACACATGCCTCTGCTCTTGAGAAGGTAAAAAGGGGtagtgacagtggattggagggtggaagtgctgcttttctaacgacactggacaaactaccagtccatcaaatttctcctcctctatgaaggaatgcaaaacaaaaagttatttacagaaagtCATGGGAGAAAGTTTGCTACAAGCATGTAAACTtagaaggctttagaaaatcttaaaaaatcagggtgACACTCACCCAGTGCTGTTGAAAGCATTTTGCACTCCTTCGGCCACGTCTGTGTCCGAGCTTGTCCTCCTGGGTCACTTTGCTCGCCAGGGGGGAGGTTTTGGTGCCCTTCTCCTCACTAacccctctccttcccctctctcTGCACAGCACGGGTTTGTTCGGACGCCGCCACCTgcgctccagccccagccccatcatcctGAGGCAGCGGGAGGAGGAGGCCAAAGCCAGAGAAGCCGCCAACACCGTGGACATCACGCAGGTCATGAGCAAGCTGGATCGCAGGAACCAGCTCCAGAAGGAAGCTCCTCCCAAGTAGGCTCTGAGCCCCGCAGGGAAAAGACAAGGCGAGGCTGGTGCTGAGCTTCGTCTCCCCTTCCTGAAGGTGTCAGTGCTGCTTTAGGTTTCCCAGGCCGGCTCTGCGCTCCGCCAGCTTCCCGCACGTTGCCGTGGCTGCTGGAGAGCAGATGTCCCTTCCCGGGCACgccgggcaggggctgctgcgGCGCCAGGCTCGGGCTGCAGCACCCCGCGCTCCTCGGAGGGGAGATGCCTTCTGCTGCCCCCAGGGCCCGgctgcctgtgcctgctgctcccGGAGCggggtggcacagggcagggcaaaGCCGTGCCCCAGTGCTGCGGGTTCAGACCAGCCTTCCTTGGCGCCGAGGGGGATGAGCAGGGCGGGGTGACCCAGCCCAGAGTGTCCCTGCCGGCCTCCATCCCCTCGGGGGGCTCTGCACCCTCCCAGGGGGTGCATCTGGTACCCCCTGAGAGGAGCACACCCCCCACTCCAAGAGTCCTGcatctccaggcagcaccacGGGCAGAAGAGCTGCTTgtgggaacagcagcaggagcattTCTGGAGGTTTAGCTGACCTTCTGAGTTTGACTGACGCTCCCACGTCCCCTGGCACGCTGGAGATGATCCGCAggaagctctgctctgctctgcccgtGACTCCTGTGCTGCGAGCTGGGTGTGCAGGTGCAGAGAGCTGCCCCTTGCCAGAGCCTACACGAGGCCAAGAGAGATTTCATCCAGTCCTTCCCACCTCTTGTCTTGtctttttcctgctcttctaTTTTCTGTTGTTAACAATCCAGCAGGAGGTAGCTGCAGTTGTCACTGGCTTGTAGCCCAGAGGCAAGGGAGAACAGGGTAGAGGTGTTAAGAGCAGATTTCAACTTTAggtagtattttctttttcatttgctcTGTCTCTTTGCTCTGTAAAATAAGGCAAGCTAAAATATCACATTAGTTCTAAAAGAGCTCAGGG is from Anomalospiza imberbis isolate Cuckoo-Finch-1a 21T00152 chromosome 19, ASM3175350v1, whole genome shotgun sequence and encodes:
- the RGS9 gene encoding regulator of G-protein signaling 9 isoform X1 produces the protein MTVTRLDQGQRYRPRMAFLKKIETLMMEMQNPDTGIKTQTQTVMITSIPHAVTGNDIMQWILQRLQITAEEALHLGDLFVKYGYIYPLQEPKNLTLKADGSLYRFQTPYFWPVQGWAADDTDYAIYLAKKNIKRKGILEEYEKEHYNMLNQKINYKWDFVIMQAKEQYKAGKERKKEDRYALDCQERAYWLVNRTPPGMLDGLEYGVDRVTDPNENKKSTMEFYRREIMYYQQAILKTRVKSSVSLGGVVKYSEQFLSNDPILSGCLPSNPWISDDPEFWDLNAKLVEVPTRMRVERWAFNFSELIRDPKGRQNFQLFLKKEFSGENLGFWEACEDLKYGDQSKVKEKAEEIYKLFLAPGARRWINIDGKTMGITVKGLEHPHRYVLDAAQTHIYMLMKKDSYGRYLKSPIYKEMLAKAVVPQEGVKKSTGLFGRRHLRSSPSPIILRQREEEAKAREAANTVDITQVMSKLDRRNQLQKEAPPK
- the RGS9 gene encoding regulator of G-protein signaling 9 isoform X2, whose amino-acid sequence is MQWILQRLQITAEEALHLGDLFVKYGYIYPLQEPKNLTLKADGSLYRFQTPYFWPVQGWAADDTDYAIYLAKKNIKRKGILEEYEKEHYNMLNQKINYKWDFVIMQAKEQYKAGKERKKEDRYALDCQERAYWLVNRTPPGMLDGLEYGVDRVTDPNENKKSTMEFYRREIMYYQQAILKTRVKSSVSLGGVVKYSEQFLSNDPILSGCLPSNPWISDDPEFWDLNAKLVEVPTRMRVERWAFNFSELIRDPKGRQNFQLFLKKEFSGENLGFWEACEDLKYGDQSKVKEKAEEIYKLFLAPGARRWINIDGKTMGITVKGLEHPHRYVLDAAQTHIYMLMKKDSYGRYLKSPIYKEMLAKAVVPQEGVKKSTGLFGRRHLRSSPSPIILRQREEEAKAREAANTVDITQVMSKLDRRNQLQKEAPPK